A genome region from Bacteroidota bacterium includes the following:
- a CDS encoding AAA family ATPase, producing MSSASVKQLADFLNHGILPFVGRTTESSRLLEFWRQTIDAQGLRALLLVGEAGIGKSRLIEETIPRIISAGGAVIHAKLYPESATNITPLLARSLWHSTAGRELLKKQPENTRDSLVEGMRRVASLRPTIIFLEDIHLLSSEGARECAAFFESVADETISFVAAARPSLMQVRGVLERYLTDEIHLEGLDHTAFTTVCAELFGGAIHSDAVALLERATLGNSLALRSALRGALKSGSLAKADGTGQWHIAVGTEAFVRQLEQNVRSLSEGMAANVPDEESIACERLAVLGELFAVEAAEALLPDAKTMLDRLTFQGMLVTSSSAHVPVNGSPSVHPLHAFSHSLVHRYFLGRSPAPGADLLKAIASGIPLYGIAPFLALADITQESDAETMRAVIQRADEAARTLDGGSDWELALQLWSAAKQFFDRHRTKWESAEAERIEIQFLKTHLMLLRRQLFSEEYGKTLAELYAITDDPQTFELADQRMAAYVFRHWQIDRLMESDDERRALRADVNALLERFPDLAVSHTYTVYLSYEAKAAAQNLSHDIMRDVEEAARTIVTSDRATQRLRDIVQGYIYPHFLVIFDTSEELAERLALARRIEESNVYDNIMFPIRKTEMLSAIGRMRDALAELHKYIPQFRREGLSYTVFLRSLDVLSIEAWYGRPLDEVLHTIRELFAETPADLHEYGRQAVTRFFIPVGVYLGASGFVKQIIDEFGVEGPTYQSEYYLLASLFDGESPDAHLASCTQPERMRSFYDAARAASRDDASTTDALLDEARVVLSHEVIQQRDILCALLVIELTKYFGRDSELAHEIRDTIGKILDWFAADDVVGCLRFILRRYGAYLMPKDERAWKSRIAKMGLQPSVTATATDGMVRLSMLGATIEITKADGSSVRVRGARLRSVLGVMTANQMLEQPLSVREFRLIAAGEKDDAELARKSVNMAVAALRDDLGPDAIVTTGETPSLNLARIRIDLLEANNLLTNASRALRRGSLVKALPDLSRALDIALGKVPFPTLYDNLFEAIRDDFDARMRTLTLDIAKRLVAEGDRYSAINLMRKYFDAMPDDEEIATLLRTSLESIGQKAEAERINLKASLIADR from the coding sequence ATGAGCAGCGCATCCGTCAAACAGTTAGCCGATTTCCTCAATCATGGCATTCTGCCGTTCGTCGGACGGACGACCGAGTCGTCGCGTCTGCTCGAATTCTGGCGGCAAACGATCGATGCGCAGGGTCTGCGCGCGCTGCTTCTGGTCGGTGAAGCCGGCATCGGAAAAAGCAGGTTGATCGAAGAGACGATTCCCCGCATTATCTCTGCAGGCGGAGCGGTCATACATGCGAAACTCTATCCCGAATCGGCAACGAATATCACGCCGCTGTTAGCACGTTCGCTCTGGCATTCGACCGCCGGGCGTGAGTTACTGAAAAAACAACCCGAGAACACACGCGACTCGCTTGTCGAAGGGATGCGACGTGTTGCGAGCTTGCGGCCGACGATTATTTTCCTTGAAGACATCCATCTGCTTTCGAGCGAAGGCGCTCGCGAATGCGCCGCATTCTTTGAATCGGTCGCCGACGAAACAATCTCGTTCGTCGCTGCCGCACGTCCGTCGCTCATGCAGGTGCGCGGGGTGCTCGAACGGTATCTGACCGACGAGATTCATCTCGAAGGCCTCGATCATACTGCATTTACGACCGTCTGCGCCGAACTCTTCGGTGGTGCGATCCATAGCGATGCCGTCGCACTGCTCGAACGCGCAACGCTCGGCAACTCGCTTGCGCTTCGCTCCGCATTGCGCGGTGCACTCAAATCCGGCTCGCTGGCCAAGGCCGATGGCACCGGTCAGTGGCACATCGCCGTCGGGACCGAGGCGTTCGTCCGACAGCTCGAACAGAACGTTCGGTCGCTTTCCGAAGGCATGGCCGCGAACGTCCCTGATGAAGAAAGTATTGCCTGCGAACGTCTCGCCGTGCTCGGCGAACTCTTTGCGGTCGAAGCGGCCGAAGCATTGCTACCGGATGCGAAGACGATGCTCGACCGATTGACGTTTCAGGGAATGCTCGTCACAAGTTCTTCGGCGCACGTTCCGGTCAACGGTTCGCCAAGTGTGCACCCGCTCCATGCGTTCAGTCATTCGCTCGTACACCGATATTTCCTCGGCAGAAGTCCGGCCCCCGGGGCGGATCTGCTCAAGGCAATCGCATCCGGCATCCCGCTCTACGGTATCGCCCCGTTCCTCGCACTCGCAGACATCACACAGGAAAGCGACGCCGAAACAATGCGCGCCGTCATCCAACGCGCTGACGAAGCTGCCCGCACGCTCGACGGCGGCTCGGACTGGGAGCTTGCACTGCAGCTCTGGTCGGCGGCAAAACAATTTTTCGATCGCCACCGGACGAAGTGGGAGAGCGCCGAGGCCGAACGCATCGAAATACAGTTTCTCAAAACGCATCTGATGCTCCTGCGCCGCCAACTCTTTTCCGAAGAGTATGGCAAGACACTCGCCGAACTCTATGCGATCACCGACGACCCGCAAACCTTCGAGCTTGCGGACCAGCGAATGGCGGCCTATGTGTTCCGTCATTGGCAGATCGATCGTCTCATGGAATCGGATGACGAACGCAGAGCATTGCGCGCCGATGTCAACGCGTTGCTCGAACGGTTTCCCGATCTTGCCGTCAGTCATACCTATACGGTGTATTTGAGTTACGAAGCGAAGGCAGCGGCGCAGAACCTTTCGCACGACATCATGCGCGATGTCGAAGAAGCAGCGCGCACAATCGTTACGAGCGATCGTGCGACGCAGCGTCTGCGCGATATCGTGCAGGGATATATCTATCCGCATTTTCTGGTCATCTTCGATACGAGCGAAGAACTCGCCGAACGCCTCGCGCTCGCACGACGCATCGAAGAAAGCAATGTGTACGATAACATCATGTTCCCGATCCGCAAGACCGAAATGCTCTCGGCGATCGGGCGCATGCGCGATGCACTTGCCGAACTGCACAAATACATCCCCCAATTTCGCCGCGAAGGGCTTTCATACACGGTGTTTCTGCGGAGTCTTGATGTGCTCTCGATCGAGGCCTGGTACGGTCGGCCGCTTGACGAAGTGTTGCATACGATCCGCGAGTTGTTTGCCGAAACCCCGGCGGACCTTCACGAGTATGGGCGCCAAGCCGTGACGCGATTCTTCATTCCCGTCGGCGTCTATCTCGGTGCTTCCGGCTTCGTGAAGCAGATCATCGACGAGTTCGGGGTCGAAGGGCCGACCTACCAGTCGGAGTATTATTTGCTTGCCTCGCTCTTCGACGGCGAATCGCCCGATGCGCATCTGGCGAGTTGCACACAGCCCGAGCGTATGCGCTCGTTCTACGATGCGGCCCGTGCCGCTTCGCGCGACGACGCTTCGACGACCGATGCGCTGCTCGACGAAGCACGTGTCGTGCTCTCGCACGAAGTCATCCAGCAGCGCGATATTCTCTGCGCTCTGCTCGTCATCGAACTCACAAAATATTTCGGACGCGATTCGGAGCTTGCCCACGAGATCCGGGATACGATCGGAAAGATTCTCGATTGGTTTGCAGCCGATGATGTCGTCGGATGCTTGCGGTTTATCCTGCGTCGATACGGCGCGTATCTGATGCCGAAGGACGAACGCGCCTGGAAATCGCGCATTGCAAAAATGGGATTGCAACCCTCGGTGACAGCGACCGCAACGGACGGCATGGTGAGGCTGTCGATGCTCGGCGCGACGATCGAGATTACGAAGGCCGACGGCTCTTCGGTTCGTGTTCGTGGCGCACGACTTCGTTCGGTACTTGGGGTGATGACGGCCAATCAGATGTTGGAACAACCGCTCTCGGTACGCGAATTTCGCCTCATCGCCGCCGGTGAAAAAGACGACGCCGAACTTGCGCGCAAGAGTGTCAATATGGCGGTCGCGGCGTTGCGTGACGATCTCGGACCCGATGCGATCGTCACGACGGGTGAAACGCCGTCGCTCAATCTCGCTCGCATCCGTATCGATCTTCTCGAAGCGAACAACTTGCTCACCAACGCATCGCGGGCGCTGCGCAGGGGCTCGCTCGTCAAAGCGCTTCCCGATCTATCGCGCGCACTCGATATCGCACTCGGCAAGGTACCGTTTCCGACGCTGTACGACAATCTCTTCGAAGCCATTCGCGACGACTTCGATGCGCGAATGCGAACACTGACGCTCGATATCGCGAAGCGACTTGTCGCCGAAGGCGACCGCTACAGCGCCATCAATCTCATGCGCAAATACTTCGATGCCATGCCGGACGACGAAGAGATCGCAACCTTACTGCGAACGTCGCTCGAATCGATCGGTCAAAAAGCGGAAGCCGAACGGATCAATCTCAAGGCATCTCTCATTGCGGACCGGTAG
- a CDS encoding AAA family ATPase, with amino-acid sequence MALHSARHLADFLNHGVLPFVGRDTEMRQVYDFWKQTIDAESLRILLVVGEAGIGKSRLVEELVPKISAAGGAVIHTKLYPDSSTTITPLLARSISHSGIGRELLKKELRETRESLADGLRHIAGLRPTIVFIEDIHLLSADGIREFAAILESLADEMISFCIVSRPSLQQARSVVERFLTHEVRLEGLDHHAFRSVCDELFDGTIDAETVRLIEKATLGNSLALRSALRGALKSGYLARRTEIDRWQMTVPPEAFVRHLEHNVRSLSEGLAAHLQEDEQAACNRLAILGELFSHEAATSFLTDATGLLERLSFKGILVPTVSAIAPLAGEPSRLQLYAFSHTLLHKYFYEQANMDPSELAALLSNDVPFYSIAPFLKLASMPPPVHADASVVRSVILKADEIAGELDGGSNWELAIAQGSAARMLFRASSDRFTRAEADEIDRLVMRNRLNLFRRQLLSDEYREALAHLYELTENAATSEIAEFRLIACVYEYWYIDRLPRSQRIYRELQAKAADVLESFPSLRLSYPYVVYLSYEARRAANWHDIASLRTIETIAQAILADPDCDDYARSTVVGTILPHMLASIHSKEELASRLELMERIEHEGSYDRVNFPLRKMRLLTAIGRYDDAITVLDAIIPRFERQGMFFTIFQLKIARLGIEIAMGRDAENALDELASLFAALPPDSLDRGRYTTVKNLLPVLVPTCRADLTQRLITTYPAENIPEIAESIALHRLLQGEASATVFAECRRMSSMQPFFAAAMAGADDDTITAAAREALSPEIVTCADVIDRLIVFEVVRNTEVKSVLRTELATSLGAVLEWLLATSSRGYLMGVLSRYGDLLGVNEAKSWKSRIAKLERERTAEPVVTQANDKVVVSMLDAICVERGGITIRIRGARLRSVLGVMTANLMLSEPLAPKEFRLLAAGEKDDADLARKSVNMAVAALRDDLGADAITTKGETPSFDLERVRIDVLEASDLIDDAQRSVRRGSLARAMQELSQSYSIVLGKVAFPTLYDSLFEALRDDLDARLRKVTLDLANRLVQYDDLNGAASILKHYFDAIPEDAEVSALLRRCLEGAGQFAEAARISIKIAATAE; translated from the coding sequence ATGGCACTTCATTCTGCTCGACATCTTGCCGATTTTCTCAATCACGGTGTGCTGCCGTTTGTCGGCCGCGACACGGAGATGCGTCAGGTCTATGATTTCTGGAAACAGACGATCGATGCCGAGTCGCTGCGGATCCTGCTCGTTGTCGGCGAAGCCGGAATCGGCAAAAGCAGACTGGTCGAAGAACTTGTCCCGAAGATCAGTGCCGCCGGCGGTGCGGTAATTCACACAAAACTCTACCCCGATTCCTCGACAACGATTACGCCGCTGCTGGCGCGTTCGATCTCCCATTCCGGTATCGGCCGCGAACTGCTGAAAAAGGAACTCCGGGAAACGCGCGAATCGCTTGCCGACGGTCTGCGACATATTGCAGGACTTCGCCCGACGATCGTATTCATCGAGGACATTCATCTTCTCTCGGCCGACGGCATACGCGAGTTTGCAGCGATTCTCGAGTCGCTTGCCGACGAAATGATTTCGTTTTGTATCGTTTCGCGTCCGTCGTTGCAGCAGGCTCGCAGCGTGGTCGAACGATTTCTGACCCATGAAGTCCGCCTCGAAGGGCTGGATCATCATGCGTTCCGCTCGGTTTGCGACGAACTCTTCGACGGCACGATCGATGCCGAGACCGTTCGACTGATCGAAAAAGCCACACTGGGTAATTCGCTTGCACTGCGCTCCGCGCTTCGCGGCGCGCTGAAATCGGGATACCTTGCACGACGCACCGAGATCGACCGTTGGCAGATGACGGTCCCCCCGGAAGCGTTCGTTCGGCATCTCGAGCATAACGTTCGTTCGCTTTCCGAAGGACTCGCCGCACATTTGCAAGAGGACGAGCAAGCAGCGTGCAACCGACTGGCGATCCTCGGCGAATTGTTCTCGCACGAAGCGGCCACCTCGTTTCTCACCGATGCGACGGGGCTGCTCGAGCGCCTCAGTTTCAAAGGGATTCTCGTACCGACGGTATCGGCGATCGCACCGCTCGCAGGCGAACCGAGCCGTCTGCAACTCTATGCGTTCAGCCATACGCTGTTGCATAAGTACTTCTACGAGCAAGCGAACATGGATCCGTCGGAGCTTGCAGCGCTGCTTTCGAACGATGTACCGTTCTACAGCATCGCACCGTTCCTGAAGCTTGCGTCGATGCCGCCGCCGGTGCATGCCGATGCTTCGGTTGTTCGCAGCGTGATCCTCAAGGCCGATGAGATCGCCGGCGAACTCGACGGCGGGTCGAACTGGGAGCTCGCGATTGCGCAGGGCAGTGCCGCACGGATGCTCTTTCGCGCATCGAGCGATCGATTTACACGAGCCGAAGCAGACGAGATCGACCGCCTCGTCATGCGAAACCGCCTGAACCTATTCCGCCGGCAACTGCTTAGCGACGAATACCGCGAGGCACTCGCACACCTATACGAACTGACCGAGAATGCGGCCACGTCGGAGATCGCAGAATTCAGACTCATCGCCTGCGTGTACGAATATTGGTACATCGACCGTTTGCCACGTTCGCAACGTATCTACAGAGAATTGCAGGCGAAGGCCGCCGATGTGCTCGAATCGTTTCCGTCGTTGCGGCTGAGCTATCCGTATGTCGTGTATCTCAGTTATGAGGCGCGTCGCGCCGCGAACTGGCACGACATCGCATCGCTGCGCACGATCGAAACCATCGCGCAAGCAATCCTCGCCGATCCCGATTGCGACGACTACGCCCGCAGCACGGTCGTCGGCACGATTCTGCCGCACATGCTCGCAAGCATACACTCAAAAGAAGAACTCGCGTCGCGTCTCGAACTCATGGAGCGCATCGAGCACGAAGGTTCGTACGACCGCGTCAACTTCCCGCTTCGCAAGATGCGCCTCTTGACAGCGATCGGGCGCTACGACGATGCGATCACCGTCCTCGATGCAATCATCCCTCGCTTCGAACGTCAGGGGATGTTCTTCACGATCTTCCAGCTCAAGATCGCACGGCTCGGCATCGAGATCGCGATGGGCCGCGACGCCGAGAATGCGCTTGATGAGCTTGCGTCGCTCTTCGCTGCACTGCCGCCGGACTCTCTCGATCGCGGACGGTATACGACCGTAAAAAATCTGTTGCCAGTGCTCGTCCCGACCTGTCGTGCAGACCTGACACAACGCCTGATCACGACATATCCGGCGGAGAATATTCCCGAAATCGCCGAGTCGATCGCACTGCACCGATTACTTCAGGGCGAAGCATCTGCCACCGTGTTCGCCGAATGCCGGCGCATGAGTTCGATGCAGCCGTTCTTTGCGGCAGCGATGGCGGGAGCTGACGACGATACGATCACCGCTGCAGCGCGCGAGGCACTCTCGCCCGAGATCGTAACATGTGCGGATGTCATCGACCGATTGATTGTGTTCGAAGTCGTGCGAAACACCGAGGTGAAGTCAGTGCTTCGTACAGAACTTGCAACGAGCCTCGGTGCGGTACTCGAATGGCTTCTGGCAACGTCGAGCCGGGGGTATCTGATGGGTGTGCTTTCGCGCTACGGCGATCTGCTCGGTGTGAACGAAGCGAAATCCTGGAAGTCACGCATTGCAAAGCTCGAACGCGAGCGAACGGCCGAGCCCGTCGTCACGCAGGCCAACGACAAAGTGGTTGTGTCGATGCTCGATGCGATCTGTGTCGAGCGTGGCGGAATCACGATTCGCATTCGCGGTGCACGGCTTCGTTCGGTGCTTGGCGTCATGACGGCGAACCTGATGCTCTCCGAACCACTGGCTCCGAAAGAATTTCGTCTCCTCGCAGCCGGAGAAAAAGACGATGCCGACCTTGCGCGTAAAAGTGTGAACATGGCCGTTGCCGCATTACGCGACGATCTCGGTGCCGATGCGATCACGACCAAAGGAGAAACACCGTCGTTCGACCTCGAACGCGTTCGCATCGATGTGCTCGAAGCGAGCGATCTCATCGACGATGCACAACGCTCGGTGCGGCGCGGCTCACTTGCGAGGGCGATGCAAGAACTTTCGCAATCGTATTCGATCGTGCTCGGCAAGGTCGCCTTCCCGACACTCTATGATTCGTTGTTCGAGGCGCTGCGCGACGACCTTGACGCCCGGTTGCGCAAGGTCACGCTCGATCTGGCGAATCGTCTCGTTCAATACGACGATCTCAACGGTGCGGCAAGCATCCTGAAGCACTATTTCGATGCGATCCCGGAAGATGCCGAGGTGTCCGCCCTGCTGCGCCGGTGTCTCGAGGGCGCCGGCCAGTTTGCCGAAGCGGCGCGTATCTCGATCAAGATCGCCGCGACAGCCGAATAG
- a CDS encoding SBBP repeat-containing protein: MRRLSFLVILLCLTPVMLHAQTFEWAKTGHASINASGECLVAEPDGSLLLGGTFFNNIDLDSEQLFSSGRDIFLARMNTQGKRIWAKRYGGSADDFLFDLKSDKSGDIYITGAYAYRMTMGTSMLESNGQQDAFVAKLAPNGDPLWVRSSGGYNSDFGVAVAVDAKGNVYNAGYFHDTMSFGAIKITGWNAGLMTMYLAKYDKDGKCLWAKPLGSSSYQSQFEGVSLAIDASGNVVVAGNFHGDAHLDTAAITAKGVADLFVAKFTPSGSLLWKQTAGGPTGAVNARSVALGKGGRILICGYITNNAQFDKTTIIQSPLGFSDVFLASYSSKGQFEWVKQGTGHGPKVGVSVATDEEGNSYITGDFKDTLDFGGVQLSGEGKQIFYAASYSPTGTLRWAREAGRGGFVFAKAITVDKQGSVYVTGTYNDTIGFGKHVVIGAIAAQDMFLTKIAPHSLWSMHRISEAPAQTEEITACTVDKRSHSLNVTFSVNGSHYAKLGLFDMLGETVETYTEEQLSSGTYEVKIDLANVEAGAYYLRLRLDNDKSTKRIEY, encoded by the coding sequence ATGCGACGACTCTCGTTCCTTGTCATCCTGCTTTGCCTTACGCCAGTCATGCTTCACGCCCAAACGTTCGAGTGGGCGAAGACGGGGCATGCATCAATCAATGCCTCCGGCGAATGCCTCGTTGCCGAACCCGACGGTTCGTTGTTGCTCGGCGGGACATTCTTCAATAATATCGATCTCGACTCGGAGCAGCTATTCTCCTCGGGGCGCGATATCTTTCTTGCTCGCATGAATACGCAAGGCAAACGCATCTGGGCGAAGCGGTACGGCGGGAGCGCCGACGACTTTCTCTTCGACCTGAAGTCGGACAAATCCGGGGACATCTATATCACAGGAGCCTATGCGTATCGCATGACGATGGGCACTTCGATGCTCGAATCGAACGGTCAGCAGGATGCATTCGTCGCGAAGCTTGCGCCGAACGGCGATCCGCTGTGGGTACGGTCGTCCGGCGGATATAATAGCGATTTTGGCGTGGCCGTCGCCGTGGATGCCAAAGGCAATGTGTATAACGCTGGATATTTCCACGACACGATGAGCTTCGGTGCGATCAAGATCACAGGGTGGAATGCAGGATTGATGACCATGTACCTGGCGAAATACGATAAGGACGGGAAGTGTTTGTGGGCGAAGCCGCTCGGTTCGTCGAGTTATCAAAGCCAATTCGAAGGAGTCTCGCTTGCAATCGACGCATCGGGAAATGTCGTCGTTGCCGGAAATTTTCATGGGGATGCACATCTCGATACGGCAGCGATTACTGCAAAAGGCGTCGCCGATCTATTCGTTGCTAAGTTTACGCCGTCGGGTTCGCTGCTCTGGAAACAAACGGCCGGGGGGCCGACCGGGGCGGTGAATGCGCGCTCTGTTGCGCTCGGCAAGGGCGGACGCATACTCATCTGCGGATACATCACCAACAACGCGCAGTTCGACAAGACTACCATCATTCAATCACCGCTCGGATTCTCCGATGTGTTTCTCGCAAGTTACTCGTCCAAAGGACAGTTCGAGTGGGTCAAACAAGGGACGGGCCACGGCCCGAAAGTCGGCGTGAGCGTGGCGACTGACGAAGAAGGCAATAGCTACATCACCGGCGACTTCAAGGACACGCTGGATTTCGGCGGCGTGCAACTTTCCGGCGAAGGAAAACAAATCTTCTACGCGGCATCGTACTCGCCGACAGGAACGCTGCGATGGGCACGCGAAGCGGGCCGAGGCGGCTTCGTGTTTGCAAAGGCAATTACCGTCGACAAGCAGGGGAGCGTGTATGTTACCGGGACGTACAACGATACAATCGGATTCGGCAAGCATGTTGTCATTGGTGCGATTGCGGCACAAGATATGTTTCTGACAAAGATCGCCCCGCATAGTCTTTGGAGCATGCACCGGATCTCCGAAGCTCCGGCACAAACAGAGGAAATCACTGCATGTACAGTTGATAAGCGCAGCCACTCGCTGAACGTCACCTTCAGCGTCAACGGCTCGCACTACGCCAAGCTCGGCCTCTTCGATATGCTCGGCGAGACCGTCGAGACATATACCGAAGAACAGCTTTCGAGCGGGACGTATGAAGTCAAGATTGATCTTGCGAACGTCGAGGCCGGTGCCTACTATTTGCGTCTGCGCCTCGACAACGATAAGTCGACAAAACGGATCGAATACTAA
- a CDS encoding HAMP domain-containing histidine kinase, with product MLRVRLVLWYALLVVLTVAAVGAVQYALLSRSLTTELDASLLDDAKATLSKIQNRSAAQITRMHVHTQTNQNHESLKELVDDALAHAPDSLSGDELTDRVLASLMDEILLELSAKDSNASDPLDLIVEQMLTSRRNNLVEVFTRVPDSSGQTHVVFRTKNLAAIGGSLQKIFSAPLGKRTDSILVLGSQALDSDVVRGAYASTAQFGVIVAYSTADINDSISKLLTTYLYLLPLALLVASIGGFFLSRRALKPIEEIAETAQEISAKNLSRRIAMPARQDREMNLLVATLNSMFGRLERSFEQIEQFSSDASHELKTPLAILRGEIEQSQRRLTQRSSLDRVDAERMLVSMSEEVERMQRIVEGLLLLAKADDRRLAFEAERFDIAAFLHSIAEDAEILAADRELTFESEIPNDVCLVVADRTRLYQVMMNLFDNALKYTPRGGKVSIFLTNTGGSVQFGVADTGKGIAPEDLEKIFLRFFRTEEARSHQGAEYVARSLGLGLALVKSIVEAMGGSIAVESTLGQGSKFTVTLPLAA from the coding sequence ATGTTACGAGTTCGACTGGTACTCTGGTATGCACTCTTGGTGGTTCTGACCGTTGCGGCGGTCGGGGCCGTTCAGTATGCGCTCTTATCACGGTCGCTGACGACAGAACTCGACGCATCGCTGCTTGACGATGCGAAAGCAACGCTCTCGAAGATCCAAAACCGATCGGCTGCGCAGATCACGCGCATGCATGTACATACGCAAACGAACCAGAACCACGAGTCGCTGAAAGAACTGGTGGACGACGCGCTCGCGCATGCGCCGGATTCGCTCAGCGGCGACGAACTGACCGACCGCGTGCTTGCCTCGCTCATGGACGAAATTCTTCTGGAGCTTTCTGCCAAAGATAGCAACGCATCCGATCCGCTGGATCTGATCGTCGAACAGATGCTCACGAGCCGGCGAAACAATCTGGTGGAGGTCTTCACGCGCGTGCCGGATTCTTCGGGGCAGACACATGTGGTCTTTCGGACCAAGAATCTCGCTGCCATCGGCGGTTCGCTGCAAAAGATATTTTCGGCACCACTTGGTAAACGCACGGATTCGATTCTTGTCCTCGGTAGCCAGGCACTCGATAGCGATGTCGTGCGCGGTGCGTATGCATCGACCGCACAGTTCGGGGTGATCGTCGCATACTCGACGGCCGACATCAACGACAGTATTTCAAAACTGCTCACGACGTATCTGTATCTGCTGCCGCTGGCGTTGTTGGTTGCGTCGATCGGCGGTTTCTTCCTGTCGCGCCGGGCGCTCAAACCGATCGAAGAGATCGCAGAGACCGCGCAGGAAATCAGCGCAAAAAATCTCTCGCGGCGGATTGCCATGCCTGCACGACAGGACCGAGAGATGAATCTGCTGGTCGCGACGCTGAACTCGATGTTCGGGCGGCTCGAACGATCATTCGAGCAGATCGAACAGTTTTCATCCGATGCGTCGCACGAACTCAAGACACCGCTTGCCATTTTACGTGGCGAGATCGAACAATCGCAGCGACGCCTCACACAGCGTAGCTCGCTCGACCGTGTCGATGCCGAGCGGATGCTCGTTAGCATGAGCGAAGAGGTCGAGCGTATGCAGCGAATCGTCGAAGGGCTGTTGCTGCTGGCAAAAGCCGACGACCGCAGGCTCGCATTCGAAGCGGAGCGCTTCGATATCGCTGCGTTTCTCCACTCGATCGCCGAAGATGCCGAGATTCTTGCGGCTGATCGCGAGCTGACCTTTGAGAGCGAAATTCCGAACGACGTGTGTCTGGTCGTTGCCGACCGAACCCGTCTGTATCAGGTGATGATGAACCTCTTCGACAACGCGCTCAAATACACGCCGCGCGGCGGGAAGGTCTCGATCTTCCTGACGAACACTGGCGGTAGCGTGCAATTCGGCGTCGCGGACACCGGAAAGGGGATCGCACCCGAGGATCTCGAGAAGATATTTCTGCGCTTCTTTCGAACCGAAGAAGCACGTTCGCATCAGGGAGCTGAGTATGTTGCCCGTTCGCTTGGTCTTGGTCTTGCGCTCGTAAAGTCGATCGTCGAAGCGATGGGCGGCAGCATTGCCGTCGAAAGCACGCTGGGGCAGGGTTCGAAGTTTACTGTCACGCTTCCGCTTGCAGCATGA
- a CDS encoding septum formation initiator family protein: MRKSKLKQKLKKILKSPKLLLIAAVIMTISATLLFANKGIWRHIALRAEVASRQSEISALNLEERQLTSRVDLLSKEEPTMIERIARERYHLKRVGETIYREEKK, encoded by the coding sequence ATGCGTAAATCAAAGTTAAAACAAAAACTAAAGAAGATACTCAAGTCCCCGAAGCTGCTGCTGATCGCTGCGGTCATTATGACCATCTCCGCAACTCTGTTATTTGCAAACAAAGGCATCTGGCGTCATATCGCGTTGCGCGCCGAAGTCGCAAGCCGCCAATCCGAAATTTCCGCGCTGAACCTCGAAGAACGGCAGCTCACATCGCGCGTCGATCTGCTCTCGAAAGAAGAGCCGACGATGATCGAACGCATCGCCCGCGAGCGCTACCACCTCAAGCGCGTCGGCGAAACGATCTACCGCGAAGAGAAGAAGTGA